The Gouania willdenowi chromosome 3, fGouWil2.1, whole genome shotgun sequence genome includes the window AAACGGAAACGACAAGCACTCGCTCAGGCTCGAGAACTTGGTACGTGGAATGCTAACTATCTACCGATCTATCGCATAGACGCTGGTGTCACTGGTTACCTGCAGCTGCTCAATATTTACTGCTTCGCAGATTCAAATGGTGGAGTTGGTTCAGAAGAAGATGGTGACATAAACAATGATAGTGCAGCTGAGGAGGAAAGGTATGAAGAACTCGGTGGCTACTAAAGGTGCACTCAGAAACCTTGAGTCCAGAGCTTACACgtgtttttttcctgtcatttaatCAGACAGAGACAACATGAGGAGTGGGTGAAAAGAGAACGGATTGCCCAAGAAGAATTCAGGCTGCAAGCAGAGCGGGAGGAAGCTGCAAAGAGCagaaaggaggaagaggaggtaaGTGCCCTGCGTGTTTGTTATTTTACAAGTAATGAAATATGAAGACAAGGGCCATGGGATGGTCATTTAAGGTCAGTCGACACGATCACACACTCAGAATGCCTCCACTGAATTCAGAATCATATTCAGGGAAACTAAACTACAAATTCttggacattaaaaaaaacaattgtttagCTGTGAGGCACATAACCAAACTAAGGAGACGTAATTTAATATTAAACTTGGCATCACTTCAGTAAAAAGAAAGTTTATAGATGTTTTGTTCTGTTATTTGATGCATTGATGATGTGCTCATCTGATTAATATtccaaaatctgatttatttatttttgcagtcGAGCTGTTTAATGGTTAGTGATGTGCTATAATGAATTAGCTGTATTAGTTGAATTGAAAAGGTCATCCTCTAACtgagtggttcccaacctttttttttttttttgggtcacaaatTTTTGGTGAAATTCAAACTAAAATACTTGTTGTAGCATGTGACTGTGATGGTTTATAACTTATCTGCTGTAAATAACTACAggattaattccagcaagttcattttgtcttctttttttaaatatatgttaaggtttcgataattcagacaaggtttttcaggaaatttataGGAAGACTGGCAGATGACAGTCGAAACAGGAGATAAAATTTAcctggaaaaaaaaccaaacattaacATATAACTACAGGATTTTTGCCACAAACACAGCACAATAACATGTctccattttctgtgtttttgtgtccacAGCGAAGGATAAAGGAAGAATGGGaagctcagcagaggaaagaaaaggAGGAGAAACAACAGAGGCAGCAGGAGAAGCAGGACAGAGAGGTGAAACGGACCCTGGGAAGATAGAAACAGAGAGAAAACATATCCTCTTCCATAGATTCATACAATCTGACACATCAGGGTGGCTGAATGTTGCGTGTTTGCAATGTTTTTGAACTTTTCCTTGACTGGGGAGCACAAACGTCCACCTTACTCCTTAACTCTAAGAGAGAAAATACAGCCTTACAAGTTACAGCTCCCTCACACCCAGGATGTATCTTTTACTGTGTGGCAGATATCGGTAATATTGGCTGCTCATAAATGCGGTGCCTGTCAGTCTTTGTGAACGTGATCTTAACAAACATTAACAGGTATTCCTCAGTGTGTTGCAGTCTGCATGTTTTCACCAGGCCTGTCTTTACACCATTTCTAGGAGGCTGTTCAGAAAATGTTGGATGAAGCCGAGAATCAGGTATGAACTCCCAATCATGTACGACACGGACGGACTGTTGAGGGCTGTGATGATTAATCTGGGTTTAAAGTcgatttctttttgtttgtgtgctccTTGGTAGTTAGAAAACGGTGGACCGTGGATGAATCCCGAAGCTCCGGTGAAGGAAACGTCTAAAAATTACGGCACTGAACGCGACGTGGCCAACTGTCCATTCTTCCTTAAGACTGGAGCCTGTCGATTTGGAGACCGGTACAAATTGCTCCTCATCTGTGATCGTGTTTCACGTTTATTTACTAGTTTGGTTGATTCAAAGAGTTGGTGTCCACTTTGCAACTCCAGATGTTCCCGGAAGCACAATTATCCCACGACGAGCCCCACACTGATGGTGCGTGGGATGTTTGTGACGTTTGGCATGGAGGAGTCGCGCCGGGACGACTACGACATAGATGCGTGTTTGGAACACAGCGAGGAGGATCTTCACCACTCATTCCTGGAGTTCTACCACGATGTTTTGCCAGAGTTCAGGAGCATTGGGAAGGTGGTGCAGTTTAAGGTGAGaccagtgagaaaaaaaaactaaaacatatttatttattttggataGGGGCACAACAATGAATATTAGTACAGCAATATCTGAGAAAGATTGAGCGTGATTACTGTATTGATGCAAAGACTGTccaaatacatttctttaatcatgtttttttatagAGAAAAAACCCATTTAATAGCACTAATATacgcatagcacgtaaacgcctggtcactaggtgtcagtaaaccttgttaaactacctcaatgcattttagcttggaaatcatttaagaacttaacagaatcagaatctgttggagAAGCAAAAgttcttttttgaaaaatgtaatttgacagtttgatcaACATACCACTTGTATTTGATAATGGTATTTTAATTATAGTTACCGGTAGTTACCATTTACTCGCAAGTTTAacagaaatgaaataaacaggGTTCCCACGCTtgatgatttttcaaaacttttccaaaatgttttcccaaatttccatgacttagttctgaagcGCTAAGATCTTTTTTTGCCTATGGTTTTTAGCGTACTCCAAGTGAAGAGATCTTACCTacgcacagttttataaatgaggcggAGAGTGAATTTGCTTTAGTTTGTGAGATCTTGTGATTCCCGCTAAATGATGCTGCCGGTATGCAGTACTTCTACTTTGAGATAATGCTTAACATCTCTggggtttaacatattttaaacattaaagtaAAATAGGCTATAATTCCAAAGCAGTTAaaatattccatgacttttccaggaatttcatgactgAGGGGAccctgaataaataataaataaattttgtACTGCTAAAGATAAAatctgcgattatcgatattgtgatatattgtacTGTTAATATAGGGATATGTCATTTCATGATATGGAAATCAtgtatcgtatcatcagattaATGGTAATGCACACCTCTAATATTGATCATATACTTAATTTCTATACATGTACATGCATTTTACAATaatatttgttgtcgtttaatgagtattattttaaatatgttcAGGCATTAAGTTTAAAATACTAAAGGTTATAAGTTTGTCCTTATGTACTGGTACCTGAagagttatttttgtttctaaatgtttacAGTCAAGTTTTTAAGACATCTTTGTAAATAGTTTAGCAATAGATTATTCTGAATATTCTTGACAAATATTGATAAGATGCACAAATATCTACAAGTTCTGCAAAACATTGTTAGAATTTTGGTtcaacaattacaaaacacaCCCACACCTACTTTGGCACATTCTTAAACAATAGTGTATAAAATAATTCTTAAAGTTAGACATCACAAGCTTATTAAAACTACTAAAGCTTAAGGGCTTGGTTAATTATTTGAAATGgtcaaaaaaaatttgttttggaATGACAGTGAGAGCAGGAATTAATCAGGAAacaaaatgctaaatttaagttttttttttcttccttaggTCAGCTGCAATTATGAGCCCCACCTAAAAGGAAACGTTTATGTTCAGTTTGACACGTAAGTTTACACGGAGCCTTGACACAGTTAATTTCCCTCACATCTCTTAGCTAATATTTAAGTTTTAATCCAGATTAATTTAAAGAGATTTGCTTTTAAATGCCATTAATGTTCTTTATCTTCTTTGGCTTGGTGTGTCCAGAGAGGAGCACTGCACAGAAGCCTTCATCAAGTTTAACGGCCGGTGGTACGCCGGCAGGCAGCTCCACTGTGAGATTTGTCCCGTTACGAGGTGGAAAAACGCCATCTGCGGTACGCCTCTTTGTTCTACAGCTACCACTcatacacagaaaataaaaaggtgCTATTTCAGTGTCGTTACTGTCTTTTTGCTTCCCACTAGGGCTGTTTGACCGACAGAAGTGCAGCAAAGGGAAGCACTGCAACTTCCTGCATGTGTTTCGTAACCCGGGCAATGAATTCTGGGAGGCCGACCGGGACTTGCACCTGTCGCCCAATCGCAGCGTTCGAGGGAGTCGCAGAGATGGCTGGCATTCGGAGCGGTATGGAGATCGATCGTGGAGGCAGCGACGCTACAGCAGAAGCCCAGCGAggtcagagaggaggagccggagcagagagaggaggagcTCCTACCGAGCAGAGAGTCGTTCATCCACTAACCTTCGATACAGCGAGAGGAGGCGCAGAAACGGGGACAGATCCAGAAGTAGAAGCAGAAACCAGGACCGAGACGATAGAAGCAGAAGCGAAGAAAGAGACGAAGATTCAGAGACGCAGAGAAATGAACGGCTCAATTCAAGAGGAAGGAGCAAAGAAAGTAAAACAAAGCAGAGCAGCGAAAGAAGCCTCAAATCAGATAAAAGCGCCACTCGTGGTCACCACAAACACtcaaagaagaacaagaagaagagtAAGAAGAAACATAAGAGGAAAAGCCTTTCACCAGATGAAAAAACATCCGCTGGAGATTCAGAGGAAGAAATTATTGAAAATCAGTCGACACAGAGTCCTAAAGAAGAATCTGTTAGCAGAGAAGaaccagcagaaaaaaaagaagttttgaGCTAAACATACAgccatttttttcctttgtggGAAGTAGGCAGTGATGACTCGGGACTGAagtctttgtgttttaaaaatgtgaaatatatcatggtaaaacaaaaaaacactcttTTTGGATGTTTATTGTTGACAAATTTCAAATACAGAGAAATGTATTGGCAGTGTTTGATACAAAAAGTAAAAATCCGAATTCACAAATCAGAGAGGAAACTTATTCAACATCAGCAACGAACCCCCCACAAAATTCAGAATCTAAACAAAACTACTGCCATTAGGTTGAAAATGAATGTTGGTGCAGCTTTTTGATTTAATTTCCAGCTAAAAATGGCTTGTTTTACATTCTTTCTCCATAAAGATGCAATAGATCGGTCAAAAATAAACTGAACataaaatactgtttttctGTTGCCTGATGACTCCATGTGTTCCTTGACAAGCTGCTGTTTTTAATCCCTTTAGGACCGTCACCATGGAGACGCTTAAACACAGTGATCTTTGGTCATATTCGTCTTTAAGAGCCAGAGTTAGTGAAATATGAAATACTGTTAATTTGGCCACTATCCTATTATCTTCACTAGAGGATAGACTGACctcaaatttactttgatcacaAACACTGATGTTCACCACAGAGACGACAACAGTTAATCCCAATAGCCCATCAATACTTAACCATCAACGAAACACTGAACTTGTTCTTTAATGTACAATGGAAATGATTAGCTCAAGTGTCTATTTTGATCCTTTATATGTCTACCTTTTGTTTTTAGGACACAGATGTCAGTGCCATTTAAGGGTACTATACTGGAGTAAGACATCCTACACTTTAGCTAGTGCTAGCCACTGCATTACCTCACTAAATGTGGACATATTAGCAAAGATATTACAATGTTTTGgataaaaagtacaatataaAGGCATCCTTTAGGAAgcaaaacaatgtaaacaataGTGTAAAATTGTGTTAATCCAAttgtgacaacaaaaaaacaaattagggATCAGAAAACATAAAggataacatgttttttttgaaaGGGACTACTTTAAATTGACCTTTTTTGAAAGTTTCTGCAAATGAATGTCCCTAAAATGTTTAAAGCTGTTGCTACATTGTTGTGAGGGACGTTGTACACAGGAAACGTGAAGAAACACAGTAGGCAACACACTGGATATAGATGTAACAGGACAGCACGGAATATAGTATGAATAGGATGGTGACGTTCACGTACAACAGTGAGTAGGTGAAGACGGGATAGGGACGCAGGAGCTGCTGCCAGATGTGCAGCTGGGTGAAGAAAGCCAAGGATTGACTTATGTTAGCCCGATTTCTTCTAAAACGCTCCGTGGTGCCTCAGCCTCCTGCAGAGGAAGAGAAGAAGTTTAATGTTCTGAGAAGTTTTGAGTTTTCGTGCTGAACAAATCACAGGtaacaaatttcacctttacaagtacaaaatggtataaaatacattaaattgtttaaaaaacttgcgagaacaaataaatggtaactaactaaAATTCAAGtatcaatatcaaaaacaagcgGTATGTTTTTAGGGATgtctcgatacaactttttcacttccaatacaataccaatattgcagccttgagtattggccgatatcgatacgatacaatatcagcacgaatcatacatacttttattacttattttatagtgtaaaatgttagaaaaggcttgatcatgtgatgttactcaaacagagaacaatagtcatcaacagtaggtatgagaaaaactgacccatttattattaaccaattggttacatacattttaaccttcaacataatatctacagtattctacaatttaataaatataatataactgaggttttagatgcagtccgattaaatccaatatttattttccattgTTCAACATAGTCAGTGAAACAGCACatatgatttttctttttgttaaaagtaattttcataaattaaaatttttttaaaaaaaaaaaatcacatttaagcaataaaatgtcaaaatgttgaaattgctctgtATTACTTTCTAGCTTTAGGTGAAATGTAACCGATTGTGTTAAATGGATAAACAGTATAAAATTGTCTTGAATTGATCAAAGACCCCTGAATCGAACCAAAATCATATTGTGGCAGATTTGGTGATATCGGTAAATATCTTAACATTGTCCGAAGAATCGTTATCGAATCGTCATGAAACTGGTGATTTACACCTTTTTTTACAACAATAATAGCTTTACTATAAAAATCTGATGAGACCaagaaaatagcaaaaaaatcCCTGGTATAGTGTACAATTGAACCAGTTTCcagtaagaaaaacaaaaaaacgatgAAAACAAGCACAAATGGTTGTAAGGTGGTTCCAGGTTTATATGATAATCCACTGGGAAACAGTGGAAGTTTAATAAAACGTACCTCCTGCAGCAGGTCGGCCTGTTCAATGGCCTTCAACACGTTCTTCTTGGATGTTTCCTGAGCTTCTCCGCCCAGCAGGAACTCATCCAGGATGAAGTAGGCCTTTTCAAAGTTGAAAATAATGTCGAGCTCACACACCTGTGAATCCAGCAAATAGAAGCACATCACAAGTACTGCAGCCACAAAAAACCTTCAAATTATAGGAGTGACTTTTcaagagctttaattcccctttaattcagaataaaagtgaaatcatctttaaactcaCCTTGCAAACACCTAATTCCGAAGGAAAATGGACATTCAGAATTACACTGAAATCCGAAtgaagtggctggtttattccaattttatttCCGAAATTCATTCCACTTGACATTAATTccagtcgttctgcgcatgcttgTCCTGTCGCAATGacacgctggtgacgacataatccaagatggacGCCGAAAAGCAAGCATTGGACTCGacccgagactatttatttaataagagtcatagaaaacatggatataatgaaaagagagGATGGACGGAAGAATGAACAtgcagacatattacacacacacgtggaCATCAGAAAGGGGACATGAAGCTCTGCACCAGAACTCAGAGCTTCATTATTGACACGCGGGTCATCATAAATTTCTTCTTCTACTCAAAATCCTGTATCGCATCAGAGGAGACTTGTGTGTACTCCGCCAGCtatatttcccagcatgcacttcGAACAAGCACATGATTTCAAAGATGACGACGGAGGAGCATAAGCCGCACATGTGtaagttacaaaaaatacattgaccAGCATATTGAACATAACAATAATATTGCATTAGAATAGGAGTTTAATTTCATACCTGAAGTGTTGCAGATTCTGTTTTgtccaaaagaaaatattttcaggacagaattttgtttttctttaaaatcgtaatacctaaaacatgtaattattgagAATTAAAATACCTAATTCAAAAAAGAGAATTACttttatattattcatattattaataatattatttttgtttgtgggCCTAAAGTATTTCCAAAATCTATCCAGAATTAttctattagttttttttttggcttattattattattttacaattattatgaaTTCAATACCTAAAAAAATCCAATTATTAAGGAGGAATTCAAACACCTTAATTcgatataaaatattttattattgttgtacaTAAAATTTTCATAAAGTctgtttagaattttttttatttatcaccaaatgttttactggtttacaaaataattaatatttacaacaatgacaTCTACTCaatgatatatattattttctttgatgtcTACAGTGGAGCGCACATACTCCACACAACAATGTCAGGAAGTTTGCTTTGTCCCAAAACAACGAGTATGCGAAGTCCATGTTTGCGCACTCCGCAAGTCCGCTCTCCATGTTTGCTCCCACGAGTCTGTACCCAGGAGTTCACAAGTACAGAGTATGCATACTTAGAACTGAGAAACGGCCAGTATTTTCAACAAGATTTACACACTCCaatacagtaggtggcgatatgcacctattcaagttggttgaaACACGCCGTTATTGTCTGCTGaaactgctgcttcaaaactacaatcaaaataaaagttttttttaaaaaaaggatttattatgtGGTTTTTAcatgttgtagccaaaaataaaaggtttgttgtgtgtttttttcccgatagacgtcacgtttgccccctgtccaatcagaacccttcccaacccccagacctaataTGGAATTGATTAAAggctaataaatgtgttttcaatgCAAAACTCAATTCaaaatgactatttccatgtaaacacgaagcacaATACTTGAATTCCGAATTCAAAAACATGGAACCATGGTTATTCTTTCCCTTGACTACACTCAGCATGTAACACAGAATGTTTTCAGAGGACTCACACTGCCAAAGTATTTGTCCAACAGCTCCACGTATCTGTGGATGATCTCCAGGGTGATCAGTTCATTATCCTGATCCTCCACAGCGCAGCAGAAATACAGGCTTGCATA containing:
- the zrsr2 gene encoding U2 small nuclear ribonucleoprotein auxiliary factor 35 kDa subunit-related protein 2 isoform X1, with the protein product MAAPMSLISTPVLSQKRCRAALRKQRRKRKRQALAQARELDSNGGVGSEEDGDINNDSAAEEERQRQHEEWVKRERIAQEEFRLQAEREEAAKSRKEEEERRIKEEWEAQQRKEKEEKQQRQQEKQDREEAVQKMLDEAENQLENGGPWMNPEAPVKETSKNYGTERDVANCPFFLKTGACRFGDRCSRKHNYPTTSPTLMVRGMFVTFGMEESRRDDYDIDACLEHSEEDLHHSFLEFYHDVLPEFRSIGKVVQFKVSCNYEPHLKGNVYVQFDTEEHCTEAFIKFNGRWYAGRQLHCEICPVTRWKNAICGLFDRQKCSKGKHCNFLHVFRNPGNEFWEADRDLHLSPNRSVRGSRRDGWHSERYGDRSWRQRRYSRSPARSERRSRSRERRSSYRAESRSSTNLRYSERRRRNGDRSRSRSRNQDRDDRSRSEERDEDSETQRNERLNSRGRSKESKTKQSSERSLKSDKSATRGHHKHSKKNKKKSKKKHKRKSLSPDEKTSAGDSEEEIIENQSTQSPKEESVSREEPAEKKEVLS
- the zrsr2 gene encoding U2 small nuclear ribonucleoprotein auxiliary factor 35 kDa subunit-related protein 2 isoform X2, giving the protein MGSSAEERKGGETTEAAGEAGQRGETDPGKIETERKRPPYSLTLREKIQPYKLQLPHTQDVSFTVWQISEAVQKMLDEAENQLENGGPWMNPEAPVKETSKNYGTERDVANCPFFLKTGACRFGDRCSRKHNYPTTSPTLMVRGMFVTFGMEESRRDDYDIDACLEHSEEDLHHSFLEFYHDVLPEFRSIGKVVQFKVSCNYEPHLKGNVYVQFDTEEHCTEAFIKFNGRWYAGRQLHCEICPVTRWKNAICGLFDRQKCSKGKHCNFLHVFRNPGNEFWEADRDLHLSPNRSVRGSRRDGWHSERYGDRSWRQRRYSRSPARSERRSRSRERRSSYRAESRSSTNLRYSERRRRNGDRSRSRSRNQDRDDRSRSEERDEDSETQRNERLNSRGRSKESKTKQSSERSLKSDKSATRGHHKHSKKNKKKSKKKHKRKSLSPDEKTSAGDSEEEIIENQSTQSPKEESVSREEPAEKKEVLS
- the ap1s2 gene encoding AP-1 complex subunit sigma-2, with product MQFMLLFSRQGKLRLQKWYVPLSDKERKKISRDLVQTILARKPKMCSFLEWRDLKIVYKRYASLYFCCAVEDQDNELITLEIIHRYVELLDKYFGSVCELDIIFNFEKAYFILDEFLLGGEAQETSKKNVLKAIEQADLLQEEAEAPRSVLEEIGLT